In Artemia franciscana chromosome 8, ASM3288406v1, whole genome shotgun sequence, a genomic segment contains:
- the LOC136030053 gene encoding putative methyltransferase C9orf114, whose amino-acid sequence MHKKRDWTLSLAFPCTVIKDVAGQDMKSYICGQIGRALAVFNVNEVIVYDPNNKTQGFAENEGKSHTSCDLSFIVHILQYIECPQYLRKYLFPMHEDLKYIGLVNPLDVPHHLRRNEVSEYREGVVVSVSNSVSFVDIGCQKHAKVPMILPEKTRVTLKLDAQAKGNYVGHPVDPAEPRLKNSYWGFDVRAATSLSEVFTNSPFGSYDQIIGFSKVGDRVTKINVSNSQHLLLFIDINGELLDQLKLDADLQLESPKAIFSEFVNPLINLKNSSEVTIDEYLFSVLSKLRL is encoded by the coding sequence ATGCACAAAAAGAGGGATTGGACATTGTCCTTAGCGTTTCCATGTACTGTAATCAAGGATGTGGCTGGACAAGATATGAAATCTTATATATGTGGACAGATTGGAAGAGCTCTGGCGGTATTCAACGTAAATGAAGTTATTGTATATGATCCCAATAACAAAACTCAAGGATTTGCTGAGAATGAAGGAAAATCGCATACCTCCTGTGATCTAAGCTTTATAGTTCATATTCTGCAGTATATAGAATGCCCTCAATACttaaggaaatatttatttccaaTGCACGAGGATCTTAAATACATTGGGCTTGTGAATCCTTTGGATGTCCCTCATCACTTAAGAAGAAATGAAGTTTCTGAGTACAGAGAGGGTGTTGTCGTTTCTGTGTCAAACTCTGTTAGCTTTGTTGACATCGGATGTCAGAAGCATGCCAAAGTTCCTATGATTCTTCCCGAAAAAACCCGTGTTACTCTAAAACTAGATGCTCAAGCTAAAGGAAATTATGTTGGACATCCAGTTGACCCCGCTGAACCTaggttgaaaaattcttattgggGATTTGATGTGAGAGCTGCAACGTCATTAAGTGAAGTGTTTACCAATAGTCCTTTTGGTAGCTATGATCAAATAATAGGATTCAGCAAAGTTGGGGATCGGGTCACGAAAATTAATGTGAGCAACTCTCAACATTTGTTACTATTTATTGACATTAATGGGGAGCTTTTAGATCAGTTAAAGCTTGATGCAGACCTTCAGCTTGAAAGCCCAAaagctattttttcagaatttgttaATCCCcttataaacttaaaaaattcatCCGAAGTTACCATTGATGAGTACCTCTTCagtgttttgtcaaaattgaggCTCTAA